In one window of Agromyces badenianii DNA:
- a CDS encoding fumarylacetoacetate hydrolase family protein: protein MKIARFSHDDTIAFGIVDEEEHELVVLKADPMFAGYEPTGERVKLAEAKLLAPVIPRSKVVAVGKNYREHAAEMGGEAPAEPLLFLKPNTSVVGPGDAIVLPRQSERVVHEGELAVIIGRIAKNVAETDAADYIFGYTIANDVTARDLQQRDGQWTRAKGFDSFCPLGPVIDTDVDFEAGTIETSVNGELRQQGSLADLVHSVAAIVAYASSVFTLLPGDVILTGTPAGVGPIVDGDTVEVSVTGLGTLSNPVRSAS from the coding sequence ATGAAGATCGCGCGTTTCAGCCACGACGACACCATCGCATTCGGCATCGTCGACGAAGAGGAGCACGAGCTCGTCGTGCTGAAGGCCGACCCCATGTTCGCGGGCTACGAGCCCACCGGCGAGCGGGTGAAGCTCGCCGAGGCGAAGCTGCTCGCACCCGTGATTCCGCGGTCGAAGGTGGTCGCGGTCGGCAAGAACTATCGTGAGCACGCGGCCGAGATGGGCGGCGAGGCGCCGGCCGAGCCGCTGTTGTTCCTCAAGCCGAACACCTCGGTCGTCGGCCCCGGCGATGCGATCGTGCTGCCGCGCCAGAGCGAGCGCGTCGTGCACGAGGGGGAGCTCGCGGTGATCATCGGACGCATCGCGAAGAACGTCGCCGAGACGGATGCCGCTGACTACATCTTCGGCTACACGATCGCCAACGATGTCACCGCGCGCGACCTGCAGCAGCGCGATGGGCAGTGGACCCGTGCCAAGGGCTTCGACTCGTTCTGCCCGCTCGGCCCGGTGATCGACACCGACGTCGACTTCGAGGCGGGCACGATCGAGACGAGCGTGAACGGCGAGCTCAGGCAGCAGGGGAGTCTCGCCGACCTGGTGCACTCGGTCGCGGCCATCGTGGCGTACGCCTCGAGCGTCTTCACCCTGCTGCCCGGCGACGTCATCCTCACGGGCACGCCGGCGGGCGTCGGCCCGATCGTCGACGGCGACACGGTCGAGGTCAGCGTGACGGGCCTCGGAACGCTGTCGAACCCGGTGCGCTCCGCAAGCTGA